AATAGGCAATAAGTAATCTCTTGAGGACCTGAGCTCACCCACATGGCAATGATTGACTTGTTAAAACAAGTACACTTGATTTACTATACCTTGGGTAGGAGGAGATCAAAGACCTTCTTTTGCAACATCCGTCATACAAGTTAAATGTTTGGCATATCTCCTGCTGTAGAAGCTTGCATAACAATGAGTTCTTTAGAGACTATCTCTTTGTTCAGTGGTACCCAACCACCGGGtcacggaccgatacattgctgcgaagaatgcagtggtgcaggtTACCAGTCTTTTAGATAAGGCCAGCGGAGAGGGATCTGTGAAATAAGCTGGCGGATCTCTTGACCTCCAAACAGACCACAACATTGGAGTAGGGTTTGGAGGTCTGTGTGCttcaatgacctggagaactatgttggctggattCAGGACCTTGTGCTTTCGCTCTTGGCATTTGTCTGATgcatttacatgccaggcagcacctaattaattagcttgtttatttcggcttttttcttaaagatgtgctgggtgcgttccgactaccgctacaccactgcattctttgcggcaatgtatcggtccgtggcccggaAGTTGGGGACTGCTGTCTTTGttaataggtgagggggaagaccTGTACTCCCAAGCACAAAGCTCAGTGAACTGTGTACTAGAGCAGGAATTGATTGTAAACCCACTAAACTGGAAGCTTGTGTGTCCACGCAGAGAATAACTGAAAGGGGAGGAACAGCTGGGAATGATCAAACATTTACAACAGGCTGATGTAGTGGTACCAGTGTGACTTTGCTTAAACTTGCTATCTTGAGCCAGAGTGGCGAACAGTGGAAAAGGGGGTGACACTCATTCCTTACCAACTCCACCGCCACCACTACCCACAACTTGCCCAACCCAACGGTAGGCTTCGGGACAAAGGCACTGGTCTTTGTCCTGATTGACCACTAGTCCAAGGCTTCAGACAAGCAAAAGCAACAgcagacaaatgggattagtgtagatgggcaaaaTGGTTGGCATGtaaaagatgggctgaagggcctgtttctgtagaaGTCTATGACTGTAACTTTCATGATGGTGGAGTATTGGAGGATCTCAGCATGTCAAGACTGGGTGACTGGCTACTGGGTCAATTTTCACAATGGGAACAGGAGATGGGATCCCTGTAAATATTCACTATAGTAGAATGAACAACTTTCCAAAACTCTACCTCCTTTGCCCCTCACCTCCACCCTGCAGGCCACCAAAACCTAAGAGTTCAGACAACAAGGGTTCCTTCCCAATACATCTCCAATTCTCATCTTCAAAGGAGCCTAGTCCTGGGAGATCCCCTTGAATGGAAGGGCTAGAACAAGGGGATGCATGATTAGTGAgagttgtgtttttttaaaagagatacagcatggtaacaggcctttctggcccaacgagccggTGTTCCCCAATTACACTGATGAGACgcattaatctactaaccagcatgtctttgaaatgtgggagaaaaccagaatacccaaaggaaactcacagggagaatgtgcgaaCTTCTTACAGATAGCagaaggaattgaacctggatcctGGCGCTGTAATAATGTTATAGTAACTGATCTGCTCAAGTTGTTAATGAAGGCAATCAGGAAGCAATTCCCCAACAAGAGTCTATCAGGTATCTGAAGAAGCGGTTGAGACTGGGGTGGGATGAGGGGACTGGGAATCAGGGAACCTGGGGTTAAGTTTGGAACTTTGGGACCGATCAGAGTATTTCAGCAGGGATAAAAGCCTAAACTTTCACAACTTTGGAATGTCCCAATACATCCCACTGCCAATGAGGGAAAGTCTAAAGTTCAGTGTTGCATTGTGGGAAATAAGTCAACTATTTTATGctcagcaagctcccacaaacagcaataTGATAATCTGATGATGTTAATTAAGGTTTGGAGCATTGAGGCAAATTACCCATGATGTAACTGAAAGTTCAAAAAGGTTTAAGGGATGGATGGGTCATGCATCTTTGCCTCTTTGAACTGTGCTCAGGGAATGGAGTGTTTCCCCAGGGCAAAGGACAGTGCACTCTTGTTCACATTCTCATTACCACACAGACAATGGGCTTCTAACCCTCGACATTCAAGCAAAGTAAAATATCAACCTAACCTTTTGAGTGGTCAATAGTAGATTTGGTTATGTGTTGTCCtcctaacccacccctccactcacACGTTGTTTATACCCCTGGCAGCAGAGGCTAAAGGAGTCACCATTTTATTTATCCAAGAAGTAGAGCTTGTAATATTTGTTCATCTGCTCCAGGAATATGAAGGTGAGGACCGTGTGTGGACCCAAGCGTGCGTAGTAGGGAGTGAAACCCTTCCAGAGGCTGAAGACACCCTCGTGTCGGGTGACCTTTAAGAGAACGTCCTGGGAGACAAATGAGAAACAACAAAAGAAATTTAGGGCTGGGTTTGAACCCTTGCTGATCTTGTCAACCCTATTTTCCCACTATGTGTCCATTACCCTTTGTGCCTAACAACATGAGTATCCATCACTCTTTGAAGAATTCCAAACACCGGCCTCTTCACTCTCTGACACAACAACGCCTCTTAGCTCTAGAAACAGTCTGTCAGAATCAAGCCGGTCATTCCCTTCAAGAACAAAATCTAAGGACTATGGTGGATACAGTGTTGAACCAACAGTTACTGTCCAATCCCAAACAccagaaagtctgtagatgctgtaaatccaaagcaacatacataaaatgctgggggaactcagcaggtaaggcaacatgtatggaaaagagtaaacagtcaatatttcaggccaagacccttcttcaggtcctgatgaagggtctccacctgaaacatcaactgtttattattttccatagatgtgcctccagcattttgcgttacTGTCCAAGTCCTGTATAAACCCTCAGCCCTGATTGTGATATCACTGAGAATAAAACAGGGTTCCTCACCAATCCATTCCTGTACTCTGGTTTGCCATCGATCATCCGCATATTTTGAATCCTGTGAAGTAAACAAAATAACTTTaactcctctgcaatctccagcTTAAACAGAAGTGGAGAAGAGTGGctaagggaggggagagggggaacaaAGTATTAAAATACACTGATATAAAAATAAACCCTCTCAACCCCGATTGCCCAGTAAGGACCACCCAGAGGTGGCTATGTGAAATATCTTTACTACCAAGTTCTTGGATTTTGGAAAAACCCTGAGAAGACTTAGTGAAGATGCCTTTCATAGTAgaacaggggtaggcaacctatggCCCGTGAAGGTATTTTGACCGGCCCACAAGCAAGTATTgagatactatgcttatccggcccACGAGCGATCTTTCCTTATTCTGAGCGCTTTACGCGACCACACTGGTGGACAagcatggcgtcttgttacactgacccaggttccgttttgttccaaaccaaacattgGTATATAAGAatgttaaaagttgtttaagggatgcctgcaaccaattgatttttaaaaaaatttcgcTTGATGAGAGTACAGACTTGAGATTCACTGCTCAAGTTGCAGTGCTTGTGCGAGGAGTGACCacaacttttcaaatttttgaagagtttattcaattaattcctacAAAGGACACGGTTACTGGGgcagacatttttgaagctttgctgaaaatgatgtcagaaatgaaacttaatgtgTCGAAACTAATTGGCATCATGACTGATAGGGCACCAGCAATGGTGGGACAgaaaaactaaactgagttctttgattactaattggcattcttggttaagcacaaatgattttctagcatgtgttattcattaatttgaggcaaaacataactagatgtatttaaatagataattcccctatttcaagttttttatggcatttatctggcccacagtccactcattaatacgcgatccggcccacagagacAAAAAGGTTGCCAACCCCTGTAGTAGAAGATCCACAATCGGAACATATTTTACTCCAGCTTGACCTTCCTCTCCTGTTCGCTCTCCCATCTCGAATTGTATACTTATTTTCATTCTGCTTCCATTTCTACAGCAGTTTGGGTTGGCCTTTACACACaggtgattctgcagatggtggagaacagagcaacacgcacacatacaaatgctggaggaaacattTGCCCCCTttctatccagtcctgatgaaggttcttgaccCAAAAATACTGAccacttattcctctccatagatgcttcctgactcattgagaacccctgctctggTGTGTAAGTGAATAGTAGAATCCGGtaggagtttgaagggaatgTGCAGGGAATAAAAAATGGGACTACTATAAATGGGTGGTGGATGTTTATCATGGAGTCAGTGGGTTGAAGGGCTTatctgtgtgtagttctggtcacccagctataggaaagttgccattaagctggaaaggatcCAGAGAAGATTAACGAGGACATTACTGGGACTGGAAGGCTTGTGCTATAAGAGGCTGGATTGTTttcccctggagtgtaggaggctgagggtATACACAAAAGCACAAAGGGTGTAGGGTAAGGAGTCACAGTCCTTTTTCcaaagatcatcatcatcatcatcatgtgctgtgttgtatgacgtaggcagatatggtctatccatgaccatgattgttcttggcaattttaactctagaagtggtttgccatttcacTTCTCTGGgtagtatctttacaagacaggtgactccagccattatcaatactcttcagagattgtctgcctagcatcagtgatcgcataaccagaatttgtgaaatgcaccagctgctcatacaaccatctactaccgctCGCATGGCTTTACGTGACTCTGATCggttgggtgggggggagggaggggctaagcaggtgttacaccttgcccaagactgacctgcaggctagcagagtagcagagggaaggagtacctTTGCAGGGGATGTAGTTCCACCCCGCCACCCTACTTCCCAGTATAGGAGAGTCTAACGCTACAAGGTATAGACTTAAGGTGAGGGGAAAAATTTTAACAGGCTTCAAGGGGTGACTTTTTCTCCCAATGTTTGTACAAGGCAGAGATCATTGGTTCCCAGCCTGaattccatggaccccttgcttaatagcgttggtccatggcataaaaaaggttgggaacccttggccTAGAGGGAAATGGAAAAAAGGCAAGCAAATGGTATTAGCTGATAGGCATTATGGTCAGCATGAATAAGCTGGACCGAAGGGCTGCGTCAATCTATGATTCTACGATTCAATGACTATAATGAGCCATCACACCCTCCCACAGAATGGACAATACCGTTGGAAACCAGTGTTTTTTTATAGCAATgctttttataagatttgtactttcCAACAAATTTATGTATTTGTCACATACATGGTGGTTCAGTTCCCTTACTGGCAGAAAGCAATATAGTAGCTATAGTAGTTTATCACCATTCTCATCTTCCTTTGGCTAAGTAGCATATTACCCatgtgatgtaattgttttaattatataATCTATTAACTAGTTTATTCCTCTTACTTATAAAAGTGATAGGTTTTTCAGAGGTGCCATTTTGGCCTCTTCTTTATACCTTTAGCAtagtttctcagctctttatttaatTTGCTTAGTATCTATAAGATTGCTTGTTCTTTAAAGTAAACAGAAATCTTAGAATTAAGATTGTTCATCATTCCTAATTCCTGGAAGAACCCtaaggatcagaaaataaacaaaGATCCAACAATTCAGATTCGCATCTAAAGTAAACAGGTTGGGCAGAGAGTGATCTTGGCACCTTCGATCGCTTTAGGAACATAAAGCTAGTTTTGTCACCTAGTTTTTGCGATGTCGACTGGCATGGAGGCGGCTGTTGTCACGAGCCCGCTGATCATACTGGCACAGAAATGGCAAAGGATGTTATCGCTGAAGTAACCTAGgttcacaaaaaaaaagcatgaTTCAGAAATGCTTCACCATTCAGTACAAAACACTGAATCTAGGAACACATAAAATGACCATATATTTCTTTGGAATATCTTGTCAGACCTCTAACCAACTTCTACaacacagtcctgatgaagagtcttggctttgaatgttgactgtttattactctacacagatgcagcctgacctgctgaattcctacagtattttgtgtgttttactctgcaattccagcatctgaagaatctcttgtgttttctgTGTCCACCCACTGTTCCGTATCTGAGAATTCAAATCTCATTGCAGCAAATTGTACAATATTTGAGCTGCTCAAAAAGATTTTAATTGCTGTTAAATTAACAATGCACTTCTAAAACCTCTCTAACATAATAAAATATCATAAGGCACTTTCTGTGTTTATAAATCCAAATATGATATTAAAGGTGGCAggctggagatacgtctctactaaaggaagtgtaaggttctccttccctctgctagcctgcaggtcgcccttgggcaaggtgtagcacctgcttaactccccctgatcagggtcatatgaagccatgggcacaggtggtggatggtcttatGAGCAGCGGGTGTATATCACATCCTGTTTATGTGAgcattgacaccaggcagaccatccctgaaaagtattgataatggctggggtcacctgttttgtaaagacattgcccagaagaaggcaatgacaatccacttctgtagaaaatttaccAAAGAcaaccatggtcatggaaagaccatgaacgCCCATGTCATAAGACACAGCATATAACGAATAAATAAACAACATTAAGACCACAAGATAAAATTGCTATCCTGAGTAAAATTTCACAGGGAACTAGCAACTAGATGATTCAATTAGTCTTCTGCCTCTATACCCAGGCGCAGATGAACGACTTGCACAGCAGGACTGCCGCGGGTCTCCACTAGAATTTCCTCAGGCTTGGCCCTACCTGCCATCTTTAAGACAAATGATTGACGGTTTGATTAAAAGGAGAGGTTTTCAGCAAAGATATGAAGGACAGAGAGGTTTGGGATCTTTCTAGCAATGCTGTCACCGAAAGGAGTGAAAAAAACGGCACCTGATGTGAATCAGCAATAAAGGCagacactcagcaggccaggcagccattggcagagagagaaaaacagagtcaacatttcaggtttgaGATGGAAGTCCAATAACCCGAAACATGAACTCTTCACCTCATCCCAGATTGCTGCCCAATATACTGAGCATTTCCACCACATTCTGTTTCCAATGTTTACCATTAGCTACTTGGGAGTAAGTGAGGTGCTCATAAGAGAACCAGTGAAGTAGCATGTGGACTAAGGGCTAGTTTGCAGCCACTAAATTTAAGCACAATATTTGCCTGAGAAGCCAGTAGACAAagaatataaaatcattgcacttCGTTCCACCACCCACCTTCCATGGGAACCAGGGAAAGAACTATGCCACAGACAAGCTTGGTACAAACTGGTACTCAATACACAGGATCACATCAGAGAGAAGCATCACTCAAATCGTCCTTTGGCTGATGGACTCAAACCCGACCATCAAGCACACATTCCGTACTAATCCTCCATCAATCCAGTTTTCTGTTCTCCCTACATTCTCATCGACTCTTCCTAGAtccccactcactcacacactaggggcaatttacagtggcaaaCTAACCCACCAACCGTGCAtgtgtttgggatgtgggaggaaactggagcacctaggggAAACCCACAGACAGTGCCAGAGGTCAGGAACTAACCTAGGTGgctggcactgtgaggcagcaaTTCTATCACAACAAGGGCTTCCCACTGCCAGGGAGAGCAAGAGGCACGCCGTACAGAGGAAGATATCTCACCTAGACCCAAAAGGAACTGcttggactgagagtaggaagccAGTTGGGCCGCATTCACCACCACAGCTCGTGCCATTGTTGGAACACAACCCTGGAGGAAAGAAAACGACAAGTGAGAGTCTGAGTCTCTctgacccaaagaatgaatgaaatgCACATCTTTAGTACCTCACACAATTTTAGAATActctaacaaatttcatgcccaTAAAAACCCATCATTGTGTGGTAGTGTACAAAACATGTCAGCCAGTAGATGAACAGCAAGCTCCCATGAACAGAAATGCGACAAATGTGAGGACTGACTGATGTTTATTGTTACTGAGTGACTAGTGATGGCTTTGTGTTCCCTTTACTTAATTTCTTCTTGTTTACTTTCACTTAGTGAGGAGGGTCACAGTTTAACACCTCACCTGGAAGACAGCAGTCTGGTCTCATAGCCCTACAGCAGCTGGCTATACTTTTGAGCTCAGATTTCTGTCAGGGGTGGGAGGTGTTGACTGCCCCCACTCAAGCCACTGACTTGAGAAAAGAAGGAGCATGACCCACTAAGCCACCCTGTCTGACGTTACAGTGCACTTTTCTCTTCCAAGTGCTTATGTAATCAATCTTTTAGTGACTGCAGGCTACTTCTGCAGAATCACCACCCAAACACTGTCAAGAGATGACAAGAACAGCCTCATTATCAACATGCCCAGCTACTTAAGAGCTTTCCAAGATTCTAAAAAGGAATGACACACCTGGCGGTCACTGAAGGTCTAATGACTTTAAATTATAATTTTGTGAGGATCAAAGTGGGCACATGCAATagttgacaacaggaattctgcagatgctggaaattcaaacaatacacatcaaagttgctggtgaacgcagcaggccaggcagcatctctaggaagaggtagtcgacaaagggtctcggcctgaaatgtcgactgtacctcttcctagagatgctgcctggcctgctgcgttcaccagcaactttgatgtgtgttacatgcaATAGTTGAATAGCTTAGATGCATTTAACACAAAATTAGATACATTCACGAACTAGCAGGCTATGTTGATAGGATGGGATGAAGTAGGATATGTGGGGCACGGAGAGTTAACACTGGCCTGGACCTGTTGAGgtgaacagcctgtttctgtgctgttaacTCCATGCCTTTACCTTGCACACAGATCACTGCTACTTCACTGGTATCATGCTCTGTCAATCGTCAGGTTGAGTTTGACGAaagtgcaattgcgaagaaagtaCGCAGCACATTATGAGTCTGTGGAGATTCCGCATGACAACTAAAGCTTTGGCAATCTTCTGCAgatgtatattgactggctgtatcatggtctggtatggaaacactaatgcctttgaacTGAAAATCTATACAAGAGGCACTGGATATGGCCAGGTACATcaagagtaaagccctcccaaccattgagcacatctacataaatttactttgaactttttaacaacacagtccgaggattgtgTTGGGGGTAGCCCtcaagttctattttaacttcatcagtctacaggacttgtttccaaaatgcatcaggcttgtttagatgtccctttgaaccttttgaatagaactttttggccacaataagcaaaggtatgtttagagaaaaaaaggtgcagaatttcatgaaaagaacacctctccaactgttaaacacgggggtggatcgatcatactttgggcttgtgttgcagccagtggcacggggaacatttactggtacagggaagaataaattcaattaaataccagcaaattctggaagtaaacatcacaccatctgtgaaaaagccgaagatgaaaagaggatggcttctacaacaggataatgaacctaaacacatctcaaaatccacaatggactatctctagaggtgcaagctgaaggttttgccatggtcctcacagtccgctgacctaaacatcattgagaatccgtggatagacctcaaatgagcagtgtatgcaagacggcccaagaatctcacagaactagaagccttttgcaaggaagaatgggcaaaaatctcccaaacaagaattgaaagactcttagctggctacgaaaagcatttacaagctgtctTACTAAGGGAGTGTTAACTAagcactgccatgcagggtgcccaaacttttgcttcaggcccttttccttttttgttattttgaaactgtaaaagatggaaaaaaaagatttattgcttaaaatattaaagaaatgtgtcatctttaactttatgccttttggaaattatTCACAGTAAATTTTCaccgggatgcccaaacttttgcatgccactgtatgtacaCATCCATTCCTGCGAAAGGCGGAACTAATTTTACTAATTGTTCTTTCTTGTCAGCCTCTGTACTTTTGACATCATTCAAGACAATATACAATTTTTTTGTGTACTTTCCAACCTACacctccaaaaggaccacaaccttgtcagggtttggaggcttgtctgtctcaatgacccagagagctatgttgactggagtcagggctttatgctttggctcttggtaaggtcacccatgccaaacaggtcaaagggtaggggCCAGACTTAGAGTggtcactggtcctccaggtccaggggttcaactcaggaccacaaacctgactggtcaaaaaaatttgttacggaaacagcaatgaagaatcctatatCTGTatgccaaggacagacagatacggatcaccttcattgctgctctaaacaccAGCAGCAGTAACCTTCAATTTACAGACCAAAATCGACTTGGGAGTTTCTGTAAAAACTGAACTTATTCATTACCTGGGAACATCCATGAACTGCCAGGCTTGGTGTGCAGGGAATGACTTGTATGAATCACTTCCTGAGCACGCTAGTTCTAATGTTAAGATAATATCACCCTGCTCTGGGCCCCATGAACTGTTGGAATTAGCTTTGCCACAGCTACCCGATCAGCTGCCCAGGTAAGGTCTCCTCCACCCTACCCAATCATGCGACCTAATTAAATAGCAAATGACAAAGTGCCCCAGGGCGAGACGTCAGCAACTATACAACTCAGGGATAAAATTAATTATATCAAAAGtcttaatttttaaaatagttGCCTTCGTTTCGGCctgagcacttgaatcaccagATCCAAGGATAGCTTCCATCCCAGATTAAcgtaacactacagcacaggaatagacccttcaacccacgatgttgtgccgaaccagctaagaAGTAAATCAATAAAACCCAAAAAACTAATCCCTCGTACCTACCCAATGTCCAAATCCCTTCATCTTTCACATATCCATGTGCATTTTAAAAGCTTGTAATGTATTTGCCCCTATCTttcaaaagcctctaatgtatttgcctctcccACCATACCAGGAATCCACCTCAAAGTTAAAAAAACACCTCATATCCCCCTTTaacctacctcctctcaccttcaatgcatgccctctggtattagatattctaccctgggaaacaggtactccctgtccactctattgacgcatctcataatcttaaaacctccgtcagatctcccctcagcctctggcactccagagaaaacaaccgaaGTTTGTTCAACTTCTCTTTCTAGCACATGccccctaaaccaggcagcaccctggtaagcctctcctgcgccctctccaaagcctcaacattcttgAACGAATCTCTCATAAGCAAAAGATGAACTCTTCAACTCTTAAATCTTCCAATCTACTTTATTTGTCCAGCTGTTCCCCTTCTTTATCTTTAAATGTAACATTATATCCTGtattcttttctttttgttatcttAATATAATTATGTGTGGCATAATGGCAGAATTACACACAAAACACAAGTTTTTCACTATCTGAGTACACGTGACAGCAGTAAACCAATAAACCAGCCTCCTTCCAGAGCATCAGTGAAAAGGATCATGATGTCTCCGAATTCTGCCTTTTGGGGGCAGAAGGAGGTCTTTAACTTCCAGCAGAACCACCTCCTCAAAATTCTTTTGACAGTGTTTAATGAATTGGTTTCAGGTGAAATATGTAAAGGTGCAAGGAGCATGAGTCCATTCACCCCTATAAGCCTGCTTTCTTGTCTTGGCTAATAAAGTATAACTAAGTAGGAtctagagaaggttcacaagaatgaacccaggaatgaaagagttaccataTGAGGTGCACTTAATGGCTCTGGTCCTCTATttactggagtgtagaagaatgggtgggggatctcactgaaatctattgaaCTGTGTGGGTTTATATATCGAAAGGCCAAGAAGGAAtgaaggtggagaggatgtttcctacagtccaggaccagaggacacagcctttagaacagaaatgaggaggaatttcttttgccagagggtggtgagtctgtggaatgtgttgccgCAGATGGCTGAGGAggtcaagtcgttgggtatatttaaggcagaagttaatagaTTGATTAGTAAAGacgtcaaaggtaatggggagaatgcaggagaatggggttgagaggaaaaataaatcagccatgattgaatagcggagcagacttaatggacaAAGTGGACTAATTCTGTCccaatattttatggtcttacatgCCTTCTTAACTGCTTTATCTACTTGTCCTGCAACACTGGACACCACGCAAAGATCTGATTCCCATATTCCCACTTATTTTAAtcttggggcagcacagtagtgttgtggttagcacaacgctttacagaaccagcaacctaggttcaattcccattgctgcctgtgaggagtttgtacattctccatgtgaccGCGTGGGCTTCCTCTGAGTGTTcaggtttcttcccacagaccaaagacgtactggttgttcagttaattggttattgtaaattgtcccaagagtaggctaggattaaatcaggggatggtTTGGTGGTGGAAGGGACAGAACAACCTATTttgcactgcatctcaataaataaatcagtacATGATTGCTGAGCATCTACAATTCTCTGGGCAACAGAATTCCAAAGATCCACTACATGTTCATTGAAGAAGTCCTTCATCTCACCTTTGAATGgcccagcccctcaccctgcctCCATTATCCATAGTTCTGGACTCATCCCATGGAAACCGCATTGTACATTCTATTTGGCATTAACCCTTGTAGATGAGATGTGCTCCTTGGTGAGAACTTACGCGCCAGAGTGTGAAGAGCCCCTCCTCGTGGGTAATGCGAAAGAGCGCGTTGAACACGTTTTTGTAGCCCCTACGCTCTGAGACAGGCAACCTAAAGAGAAAGGACACCCATACAATTGTTGATTGATTGAAAGGGTTGCTTGTTACAAATTCAACAATTAAAATTAAGTCTGGATAAAACCTCGCACAGCTATGGCCGGCATGACTACACATTTCTGCACAAGATGATACTTGGATATCCAATGCTGATGAGTAAAGAACTTCCAATATTAGCAcacattctacagatgctggtaatccaaagcaaaacatacaaaacgctggaggctctcagcaggtcatgcagcatccatggaaaggaataaacagttgatgttttggcccaagacctttcatcaggtctaTATATATAATTAACTCTGGCTTTGCTCTCTCACACCATCATCTCCACATCAACCCTACTGAAAATCCTTTCTTAGTTAAAAGACTATTATGACCTCATCTTGCTTTAAGAAACAAGTTCCAGCCTATTCAGTGTTCCCATGACCCAAAAGAGAAGGAGATATTGGTAACCCCTGTTTTCACCAACTTAATGACAAAAGCTTTGTTCTTCGTACTTTTGGATCCCTTTTGCAAGTGCATAGTCCAGA
The DNA window shown above is from Mobula birostris isolate sMobBir1 chromosome 5, sMobBir1.hap1, whole genome shotgun sequence and carries:
- the slc25a11 gene encoding mitochondrial 2-oxoglutarate/malate carrier protein, which translates into the protein MAAEKGRTSPKAIKFLFGGLAGMGATFFVQPLDLVKNRMQLSGQGARTKEYKTSFHAVSSILRAEGIRGIYTGLSAGLLRQATYTTTRLGIYTILFEKLTKADGTPPNFFIKAGIGMTAGAIGAFVGTPAEVSLIRMTADGRLPVSERRGYKNVFNALFRITHEEGLFTLWRGCVPTMARAVVVNAAQLASYSQSKQFLLGLGYFSDNILCHFCASMISGLVTTAASMPVDIAKTRIQNMRMIDGKPEYRNGLDVLLKVTRHEGVFSLWKGFTPYYARLGPHTVLTFIFLEQMNKYYKLYFLDK